The Corynebacterium halotolerans YIM 70093 = DSM 44683 region CCCTCCGGCCCGCTGACGATCGGCTTCGTCCCGATCGCCTGCGCCGCGCCCCTCATTCTCGCCGACTCCGAGGGCCTGTTCGCCGCCCACGGCGTCGATGTGCGGCTGAAGAAGTACGCGGGCTGGGCGGATCTGTGGACCGCCTACGCCACCGGCGAGCTCGACGTGGCGCACATGCTCTCCCCCATGCCCGCCGCCATCGACTCCGGCGCGACGAACGCGACGCGTCCCACGGAGCTGAGCTTCACGCAGAACACCAACGGGCAGGCCCTGACCCTGGCCGCGGAGCACCACCCGGAGGTGCGCGGCGCGGAGGACATGCGCGGCATGATCCTGGGCATCCCCTTCGAGTACTCGGTGCACGCCCTGCTGCTGCGCGATTTCCTCGCCGCCGGCGGAGTCGACCCGGTCGCGGACGTCGAGCTGCGGCTGCTGCGCCCGGCGGACATGGTGGCCCAGCTGGAGGTCGGCGGCATCGACGGATTCATCGGGCCCGAGCCGTTCAACCAACGGGCGCTGCAGTCCGGCGCGGGCCGGATCTTCACCCTGACCAAGGACCTGTGGGACAAGCACCCCTGCTGCAGCGTGGCGATGGCCAAGGACTGGCGCGCCGCCCACCCGGAGACCGCGGACGGGCTCATCGCCGCGCTGGGCGAGGCGGCGGTCTTGGCGGACGACCCCGCCCGGACCGGGCACGTCTCCCCCGTGCTCGCGCAGGAGAAGTACCTCAACCAGCCGACCGGCCTGATCACGCCCGAACTGGAGGGCAGCTACCTGACCTGGGGCGGCGAGCAGGTCGTCGACCCGGAGCTGATGTCCTTCGGCGACCCCACCGACGTCACGGCGATCACCTGGATGACCACCCAGATGGCCCGCTGGGACCTCGGCGGGGACGCGCTGAGGATGGACGACGACGTCCTCATCCGGGCCAGCCGCTCCGTGCTGCCCGCCGACGTCCCCCGGGCCGGCGACCCCGTGATGATCAACGGCCACCGATTCGACCCTGCCCGCCCCACCGCCGGGTACGCGAGGAGCTGACGGAAAGCATGAAGACCACCCCGAAACCACTCAACGCGGCTGTGCTCGGCCTCGTCGTGTTCGCCGCGTTCATCGGCGTCTGGCAGCTGGCCGCGTCGGCCGGCTGGCTCAGCGACCTCGCACCGACGCCCGCGCGCACGCTCGAGCGCGGCGTCGAGATCCTCTCCGATCCGTTCTACCGGGACGGTCCCGCCAGCGTGGGCATCTTCTGGCACCTGGTGGCCAGCCTCCGGCGGGTGGTCATCGGCTTCGCCATCGCCACGGCGATCGCCATCCCGCTGGGCTTCCTGCTGGGCGCGAGCACCACCCTGCGCTGGGCCGTGGATCCGCTGATCCAGATTCTGCGGCCGGTCTCCCCGCTGGCCTGGCTGCCGCTGGGCCTGGCGCTGCTGCGCGACGCGGAGAACACCGCCGTGTTCGTCATCGTGCTCTCCGCGCTGTGGCCCACCCTGGTCAACACGATCGACGCGGTGCGGGGCATCCATCCGACCTACCTGGATCTGACGGCCACGCTCGGCACCCCCTGGTGGCAGCGGATCGTCTACGTCTGGTTCCCCTCCGCGCTGCCCGGCATCATCACCGGCCTGCGCCTGTCGCTGTCCACGTCGTGGCTGGTGATCATCGCCGCCGAGATGCTCGTCGGCGGCCAGGGCATCGGCTTCTTCGTGTGGAACATGTGGAACCGCCTGGACATCGACGCCATCGTGGTCGCCATCGTGATCATCGGCGTCACGGGCCTCATCCTCGACCACCTCATCGCCGCTCTGCAGAAGGTTGTCCGCTATGACTAGCTCCACCGTCGAGATCGACCAGATCACCAAGTCCTACGGGTCCACCACCATCATCGGGCCCACCTCCGTGACGATCGACGAGGGCGAGTTCGTCTCCCTCCTCGGCCCCTCCGGCTGCGGAAAGTCCACCATCCTCGGCATGATCGCCGGCCTGAAGTTCCCGTCGACCGGCACCGTGTCCACGGGCGGCGAACAGGTCACCGGCCCCGGCCCCGACCGCGGCATGGTCTTCCAGCACCACGCGCTGCTGCCGTGGATGACCGCCCGCGGCAACATCGAGTTCGGGCTGAAGTCCGCCCGTCCGCAGTACGGCAAGCAGCAGCGCCGCGAGATCGCCGCGGACTTCCTGGCGAAGGTCGGGCTCACCCACGCCGCCGACCGGCGCCCGGCGCGCCTGTCGGGTGGCATGCAGCAGCGCGTGGGCCTGGCCCGGGCCTTCGCCATCGATCCGGAGATCCTGCTTCTCGACGAACCGTTCGGTGCCCTCGACGCGCTGACCCGCCGGCAGCTGCAGCTCCAGCTGCTCCAGGTGTGGGAGGCGTCCCGGCGCACCGTCGTCATGGTCACCCACGACGTGGACGAGGCGATCCTGCTCTCCGACCGGGTGCTCGTCATGGCGCCGAGCCCGGACTCCACGATCATCGCCGACATCACCGTGGACCTGCCGCGGCCGCGCTTCGGTGAGTCCGACGACCCGGTCGGCGAGCAGCGCAGCGCCGGGCTGCGTCACGAGCTGCTGGGGCTGCTGCAGCACTGAACGGCCGGCGGAACGGAAGAACCCGGGACCACGCGGTGGTCCCGGGTTCGTTGTCTCCTGCGATCAGCGGTAGTTTGCCGATGCCGTGTCGGAGCCGGTATCCGCCGACCGATCTCGGTTGCCGAAGATCCTCCACAGCAGCAGGATCAGTCCGGCGAGGATCAGGACCGGAATGAGCTTGAAGATGACCGCCAGGGCGCCGATGAAGGCGCCAATGATCGCGACCGCCGCCGCGATGATGCCGATCGCGCCGCCGACGATGGACAGCAGCTTATGGTTTCCCCATCCGTAGTAGGCGACCGCCCCTCCGATGAGGGCGATGACCGAAGCGATGATCGTGGTTTCCAACATGAGTTCCTTCACCTGCACTAACTCGAGTCGTAGGTGCCTGGTTCCGTGATGTGCGGGCCGTGGGCCGAGCTACCGTCAATCGTACCGTCGGGCGGTGCGTCCGGTCGGAGCTGCGGACCTGGGTGAGACCGATCCTCGAACGGTCAGGTGTATTTTCCTTTCCGCCGAAATGGGCTGAACAGGGGAAATGCACTCCTGTCAATCGAATGCACGCACGAAAATGCACCTTGCTTCCGCCCCGACCTACGTGCCCTTGATATTGAGCACCTGGCGCAGCTCGTGGACCACCTCGACGAGGTCGCTCGCGTCCTCCATCACCTGATCGATCGGCTTATACGCATCCGGAATCTCGTCCACCCATTCCTTGCCGGGCCGGTAGACGATGCCCGTCATGCGGGCGTCGAGATCTTCGGCGGTGAACTGCTTCTTCGCCTGTCGGCGGGACATGGTGCGCCCGGCGCCGTGCGGGGCGGAGTAGAGCGCGTCCTCGTTTCCCTTGCCGCGGGTGACGTAGGAGCGGGTACCCATGGAACCGGGGATCAGGCCGGGCCTACCCTCGGTGGCGTCGATCGCGCCCTTGCGTGTCAGCCACACCTCGCTGCCGTAGAGATTGATTTTCTCGGTGTAGTTGTGGTGGGTGTTGACCCGCTCAACCTCGATCTCGGCTGCGTCATCCCCCATTAGGCGGGCGAGCTGGCCCACGAAGCGGTCCATCATCTCCTCGCGGTTGAGCAGGGCGAAGGTCTGCGCCCAGTGCAGGTCCTTCAGATAGGAGTCGAACTCGGGTGTGCCCTCCCGCAGATAGGCGTGGTCCGGGTCCGTCAGCTCGATGTCCCCCTTGCCGGACCGGTCGCGGGCGATGCCGATGTGCTTGCGGGCGATCTTGTTGCCCACGCCCCGGCTGCCGGAGTGCAGGAAGCACCACACCCGGTCCCGCTCATCGAGGCACAGCTCGATGAAGTGGTTGCCGCCGCCCAGGCTGCCGAGCTGCTCACGCCACTTCGGGGAATGGGACAGGTCCACGCCGTCACGGTCGGCCAGGTTCTCGAGTTCCTGCACCCGCTGCCTCGTGTGGTCGTGGTGGACCCTGCGGTTGTAGTTGCCGGGCGAGAGCGGGATGGCGCGTTCGATCTGGTCGCGCAGCTCGGTCAGCTCAATCCGATTCAGGTCTTCAGCGGTGTAGTGGGTGCGGGCGGCGATCATTCCGCAGTTATGCACGAACACGCCGGCTGCCAGAGCGAAGTTGTTGTGCTCCTCAACCTGCAGGCAGTACACGTCAGCGCGCTCATCCAGGTGCTCGATCCTGATCACCTTGTGGTTGGTTCCATGCTCGCGGTTCTTGTGCCAGCGCAACGCCGCCGGGTTCTCGGACACTTCGCCACACTCATCGCAAGCGCGTGGAGAGGTGTTGAAATTGGTGAGATAGGGCGCACCGCGCTTACCGTTGTCCGCCACCGCCTCCTTGAAGTGCTCTGGCTTCCCCTCCATGTAGGCGGTGATGTTCTTCGTTCCGACCTCCACCATTCGTTCACGCTTGGCTGGGTCTTCGGCCCGCCGCCGAATACCCGCCATCCGCAGCTCCTGAAACTCAGGAGATGTGTTGTCGAAGCTGTGCCCCACCCGGCGGTGGTATCGGGAGTGCTCCCCCTTCTCCATGATTTCCAGGTTCTCCGGCCGGTTATCGAAATGAATGTGGTTCTTGTGGTGCACGACGTGATCGTCAGGCACAGCCCCGTGCAGCGCCTCGTACACCATCACATGGGTTTGACGGGCACTCCCTTTGCCGGTGCTGGCGCTTTCATACCCATCACGGGTCTGCCACTTCCTGTACAGGGGCATGAGGCTGTCATTGAATTGGAGGTCCCTGGCTTCCCGGTAGGTTCCGTCATTCAGCATGAACTCGTGATCCGGGGTACAGATGATCTCCTCCCCGCCGGAGACGGTCACCCGCATCAGCTCCGCGTCTTCCCGGGTCTTGAGACCGACGGCCCGGCCAGGGACGATCTTGCGCTCGCTATCCAGCGAGTAGACCCAGTGGGTTCCACCTTCTTCGGTCATTTCCCTGAGCGTTTTCTGGTGACCGTCAAGGAGCGGGACCTTGGTGTCGCCCGTGAAACATCCGATGTCGACCCCAACCGAAGCTGGAAGTACGGCCCCATCAGTGGGAATGACCGTGCCGACGGCCGAGCCCATGCCGAAATGGGCGTCGGGCATCAGCGCCACGTGCGGGGCGACGAACGGCAGTTTCGCGAGCGCAATCGCCTGGTCGGCGGTGGCGTCGTCGATGATGCTGGCCCAGGACAGGACATTGGGTGCGAGTTCGCGGTGCGGCATGGTCGGCTCCTTGGTTAGGCAGTAACCTGCGGTTTTATCCCGAGGGTAGCCGTTCGACCCGGAACCCGCCGGTGCATCCGGGTGAGGCACCACAGTGCCGGCAGGGCCCGGGATGCGCGCCACCCCACGACGGCGATCGGTACCGCTGTTACAAAGGGGCGGTTTAGCCCTGTTGACCATGGGCGAAGCCGGGGATCCAGCAACAAACTGCCCCTCTGTAACGGACTGAGGCACCGTGATGACCTTGCCCGGAAAACTCCGGAGCCCCAGAGAAAAGAACCCCGGCCGTGCGTTCACCACGACCGGGGGTTCGAAACTTCCGCGAAAACCTACTTCACCTGCGGCATCTCCGTGCGCGACCGCTTGACCTCGAAGAAGTAGGGGTACTGCGCCAGGCGGACGGCGGCGTCGAAGATCTCACCGGCCTCCTCGCCCTCGGGCACGCGGGTGATCACGGGGCCGAAGAAGGCGGTGTCGCCGAGGTGGAGCACCGGGGTGCCGACCTCGTCGCCAACTGGCCGCATGGTGTCCTCGTGGAACTTACGCAGGTCGGCGTCCACGTCCTCGGTGTTGGCCACCTCTGCGTAGGAGGCGTCGAGGCCGACCTCGGCCAGCGCCTTCTTGATCACCTCGTCGTAGGCGCCGAAGCCCTTCCCGCCGCCCTCTCCACCGGGGTGGATGATGGTGCCCATGGCGGTGTAGAGCTCGTCCACCTTCTCGGGGGCCTCCAGCTTGACCTTGGCGAAGACGCGGGCGGGGCCCCATGCGGCCTTCATACCCTCCATGTAGCCCTCGTCCAGGTCGCGGCCGTCATTGAGCACGGCCAGGGACATGGGGACCCACTCGACCTCGATGTCGCGGACCTTCTCCACCTCCTTGATCCAACGGGAGGTCTGCCACGCGAACGGGCAGATGACGTCGAAGCCGAACTTCACGGACTCAGCCATTGAAAGTCTCCTTAATAAGTCAGTCAGGGGATCCTGTCTGCCCCACCTTAGGCGCGGATTAGGCTGGATGCCGTTGCCCGGTGCTCTGCAGCACACCCCCGTCCCACCGCAAAGGAGCCGTTATGACGTCGACCAATCTCACCCGCGACGAGGCCGCCCACCGGTCCCGCCTGCTCCAGGTTGACCACTACGACATCACCCTGGATCTGACCGGCTCCGAGACCGAGTTCATCTCCACCACCGTCGTGAACTTCACCGTCCGTGAGGCCGGGGACACCTTCATCGACCTGCGCGCCCGCCGCGTCGAGGAGGTGCTTCTCGACGGCCGCGACATCCGCCCGGACGCACTCACGCTCAACGCGGAAGGCTACGACGAGACCCACGGCATCGCGCTGAAGGACCTGTCCGTGGGGCGGCACTCCCTGCGGGTGGAGGCCGTCTGCCCGTACTCGCGCACCGGCGAGGGGCTGCACCGCTTCGTCGATCCGGCGGACGGCCTGACCTACCTGTACTCCCAGTTCGAGACCGCCGACGCCAAGCGGGTGTTCACCTGCTTCGATCAGCCGGATCTCAAGGCCACCTACGCGCTGACGGTCCACACCCCGGACGACTGGAAGGTCATCTCCAACGCCCCGCAGCGCACCGTGCGCCGCGAGGGAACCGCCACCCACCTCTCCCGGGTGGACACCCCCCTGTCCACCTACCTGATCGCCGTGTGCGCCGGCCCCTACCACGAGGTGCGCGACACCTGGCGCGGACAGCTGACCCACCACCCGGAGACGCCCACCGACCAGCCGACCGAGCTCGAGGTCCCGCTGGGCCTGTTCTGCCGCCAGTCCATCGCGAAGCACCTGGACTCCCGACGCCTGTTCACCGAGACCAAGCAGGGCTTCGACTTCTTCCACCGCAACTTCGGCATGGCCTACCCCTTCGGCAAGTACGACCAGGTCTTCTGCCCCGAGTACAACATGGGCGCGATGGAGAACGCCGGCTGCGTGACCATCCGCGACGAGTACGTGTTCACCTCGAAGGCCACCCACTACCGCTACGAGCGCCGCGCGGAGACCATCCTCCACGAACTGGCCCACATGTGGTTCGGCGACCTGGTGACCATGCAGTGGTGGGACGACCTGTGGCTCAACGAGTCCTTCGCCACCTGGTCGGCGGCGATCTCGCAGGCCGAGGAGACGCAGTACGGCACCGCCTGGGTGACCTTCGCCAACGTCGAGAAGTCCTGGGCCTACAGCCAGGACCAGCTGCCCAGCACCCACCCGATCTCCGCCGACGCCTCCGACATCGAGACCGTCGAGCAGAACTTCGACGGCATCACCTACGCCAAGGGCGCCAGCGTGCTCAAGCAGCTGCAGGCCTATGTCGGCCGGGAGAACTTCCTCGCCGGCGTGCGCCGCCACTTCGCCGACCACGCCTGGGGCAACGCCACCTTCGACGACCTGCTGGGCGCCCTGCAGACCGCCTCCGGCCGCGACCTGTCCGGCTGGGCCGACCAGTGGCTCAGAACCACCGGCATCAACCGCCTGACCCCCGCCTTCACCGTCGAGGACGGAAAGTACACCTCCTTCACCGTCGAGCAGTCCGGCGCCGAACCCGGTGCAGGTGAGTTGCGCACCCACCGCACCGCCGTCGGCCTCTACTCGCTTGACCCGTCCGACGGCGGCCGCGTGCGCCGCACCCACCGCGTCGAGCTCGACGTCGACGGCGCGTCGGCCGGCGTCGATGAGCTCGTCGGGGTGGAGGCCGCCGACCTGGTGCTGGTCAACGACGACGATCTGACCTACTGCCTGATGGGTCTGGACGATGCGTCGGTGGCCTTCGTGCTGGAGAACATCGACCGCATCGACTCCCCGATGGCCCGCACCCTGTGCTGGTCCGCCCTGTGGGAGATGACCCGTGACGGGAAGCTGCGCGCGCGTGACTTCGCCGCCCTGGTCGCCCGCGGCGCGGCGCACGAGACCGAGCTGGCCGTCCTCGAGCGCATCCTGGGACAGGCCGCGGCCGCCGTACGCTCCTACGCCGACCCCGCCTGGGCCGAATCAGAGGGCAACGCGCTGCTGGCCGACGCCTTCCTGGCCGGTGTGCGCACCGGAGACGAGGAGTCCTCCCTGGTCTTCGCGCAGGCGCTGACCCGGATCCCGCTCACCGACGCCGCCGCCGACTTCCTGCGCTCGGTGCTCGACGACGCGGCCGAGCACGTGACCGTCGACGCAGACCTGCGCTGGCGGGCCCTGGCCGCACTCATCGCCCACGGTGCCGTCGACGAGGTCGATGCGGCGATCGCCGCCGAGCGCACCCGCGACCGCTCGGCCACCGGCGGACAGGCCGCCCTGCGCGCCGCGGCCGCGGTGAACACCGACGAGGCCAAGAAGGCCGTGTGGGACGAGCTCATTGCCGGCGACCTGTCGAACCTGGACGCCCGACACAAGATGGAGGGCCTGGTCTACCCGGGTTCGACCCCACATCTGGCCCCGTTGGCCGGGCCCTACTTCGAGGTCGCCGAGAAGCTGTGGGAGAACTCGTCGACGGAGATGGCGCTGCGCACCCTGGCCGGCCTCTACCCCAGCTGGGACATCAGCCGGGCGGGCCTCGACCGGGCCGCCGCCTTCCTCGAGCGCGACCTGCCCGCCGGCCTGGCGCGGGTGATCACCGAGGAGCGTTCCCGTGTGGAACGCGCCCTGCGCAACCGCCGCGTCGACGCCGGGGAGTAGGAGGGTTTCGGGGCGGTTCCGCGCCGGGAGAGGCAGCCGATCCCGGCCGGGAGGTGTGACGGGGATCCTCGGGGCCCTCCCCGAGATCACCGGCCCGAAAGGACCCCACCGAGACCGCCACCTGATCTCGGTGGGGAGGCCGCCGCGAGACCGAGATCAGGTACTGCTCTCGGTGAGGTGCTCTCAGTCAGGTGATCTCGGGCCCGGATCGCAGCTACTCCCTGACCGGGCCCAGCAGTGCCTTCGCGTAGGAGGCGTG contains the following coding sequences:
- a CDS encoding RtcB family protein, coding for MPHRELAPNVLSWASIIDDATADQAIALAKLPFVAPHVALMPDAHFGMGSAVGTVIPTDGAVLPASVGVDIGCFTGDTKVPLLDGHQKTLREMTEEGGTHWVYSLDSERKIVPGRAVGLKTREDAELMRVTVSGGEEIICTPDHEFMLNDGTYREARDLQFNDSLMPLYRKWQTRDGYESASTGKGSARQTHVMVYEALHGAVPDDHVVHHKNHIHFDNRPENLEIMEKGEHSRYHRRVGHSFDNTSPEFQELRMAGIRRRAEDPAKRERMVEVGTKNITAYMEGKPEHFKEAVADNGKRGAPYLTNFNTSPRACDECGEVSENPAALRWHKNREHGTNHKVIRIEHLDERADVYCLQVEEHNNFALAAGVFVHNCGMIAARTHYTAEDLNRIELTELRDQIERAIPLSPGNYNRRVHHDHTRQRVQELENLADRDGVDLSHSPKWREQLGSLGGGNHFIELCLDERDRVWCFLHSGSRGVGNKIARKHIGIARDRSGKGDIELTDPDHAYLREGTPEFDSYLKDLHWAQTFALLNREEMMDRFVGQLARLMGDDAAEIEVERVNTHHNYTEKINLYGSEVWLTRKGAIDATEGRPGLIPGSMGTRSYVTRGKGNEDALYSAPHGAGRTMSRRQAKKQFTAEDLDARMTGIVYRPGKEWVDEIPDAYKPIDQVMEDASDLVEVVHELRQVLNIKGT
- a CDS encoding ABC transporter substrate-binding protein — encoded protein: MHHHPRQPSGPLRRRLSRRGFLRAAGLTAAGVALGGAVACSPAQDSPGQGPSGPLTIGFVPIACAAPLILADSEGLFAAHGVDVRLKKYAGWADLWTAYATGELDVAHMLSPMPAAIDSGATNATRPTELSFTQNTNGQALTLAAEHHPEVRGAEDMRGMILGIPFEYSVHALLLRDFLAAGGVDPVADVELRLLRPADMVAQLEVGGIDGFIGPEPFNQRALQSGAGRIFTLTKDLWDKHPCCSVAMAKDWRAAHPETADGLIAALGEAAVLADDPARTGHVSPVLAQEKYLNQPTGLITPELEGSYLTWGGEQVVDPELMSFGDPTDVTAITWMTTQMARWDLGGDALRMDDDVLIRASRSVLPADVPRAGDPVMINGHRFDPARPTAGYARS
- a CDS encoding ABC transporter ATP-binding protein, producing the protein MTSSTVEIDQITKSYGSTTIIGPTSVTIDEGEFVSLLGPSGCGKSTILGMIAGLKFPSTGTVSTGGEQVTGPGPDRGMVFQHHALLPWMTARGNIEFGLKSARPQYGKQQRREIAADFLAKVGLTHAADRRPARLSGGMQQRVGLARAFAIDPEILLLDEPFGALDALTRRQLQLQLLQVWEASRRTVVMVTHDVDEAILLSDRVLVMAPSPDSTIIADITVDLPRPRFGESDDPVGEQRSAGLRHELLGLLQH
- the pepN gene encoding aminopeptidase N, whose translation is MTSTNLTRDEAAHRSRLLQVDHYDITLDLTGSETEFISTTVVNFTVREAGDTFIDLRARRVEEVLLDGRDIRPDALTLNAEGYDETHGIALKDLSVGRHSLRVEAVCPYSRTGEGLHRFVDPADGLTYLYSQFETADAKRVFTCFDQPDLKATYALTVHTPDDWKVISNAPQRTVRREGTATHLSRVDTPLSTYLIAVCAGPYHEVRDTWRGQLTHHPETPTDQPTELEVPLGLFCRQSIAKHLDSRRLFTETKQGFDFFHRNFGMAYPFGKYDQVFCPEYNMGAMENAGCVTIRDEYVFTSKATHYRYERRAETILHELAHMWFGDLVTMQWWDDLWLNESFATWSAAISQAEETQYGTAWVTFANVEKSWAYSQDQLPSTHPISADASDIETVEQNFDGITYAKGASVLKQLQAYVGRENFLAGVRRHFADHAWGNATFDDLLGALQTASGRDLSGWADQWLRTTGINRLTPAFTVEDGKYTSFTVEQSGAEPGAGELRTHRTAVGLYSLDPSDGGRVRRTHRVELDVDGASAGVDELVGVEAADLVLVNDDDLTYCLMGLDDASVAFVLENIDRIDSPMARTLCWSALWEMTRDGKLRARDFAALVARGAAHETELAVLERILGQAAAAVRSYADPAWAESEGNALLADAFLAGVRTGDEESSLVFAQALTRIPLTDAAADFLRSVLDDAAEHVTVDADLRWRALAALIAHGAVDEVDAAIAAERTRDRSATGGQAALRAAAAVNTDEAKKAVWDELIAGDLSNLDARHKMEGLVYPGSTPHLAPLAGPYFEVAEKLWENSSTEMALRTLAGLYPSWDISRAGLDRAAAFLERDLPAGLARVITEERSRVERALRNRRVDAGE
- a CDS encoding ABC transporter permease; translation: MKTTPKPLNAAVLGLVVFAAFIGVWQLAASAGWLSDLAPTPARTLERGVEILSDPFYRDGPASVGIFWHLVASLRRVVIGFAIATAIAIPLGFLLGASTTLRWAVDPLIQILRPVSPLAWLPLGLALLRDAENTAVFVIVLSALWPTLVNTIDAVRGIHPTYLDLTATLGTPWWQRIVYVWFPSALPGIITGLRLSLSTSWLVIIAAEMLVGGQGIGFFVWNMWNRLDIDAIVVAIVIIGVTGLILDHLIAALQKVVRYD